CGTCCAGGGCGGCGCGGGCCTGACCGAGGCCGAGATCGCTGTAGGCCTTGACCGCATCGAACTGAGCGGCCATCAGCTTCTCGGTGTAGTCCAGGCTCATGGCGGCGTAGGAGCGGGCCGGACCGAAGAACAGGGATTCGAACTGCTGGGTGACTTGATCGAAACTGGTGTTGCTCATGGTTCACCTCACTAGCGAACGGTTGCAAAAGGAGAGGCGTCCTGCCTCCCGCTGCAATGCAACATAGCAAAGCACTTGTTGCGCCGCAACATCGATTATTCTCCTTCGCCCGTCTCGCCCCTCGCCTCCCGCGCCCTCCCGGAAAATTGCCCAGGTGGCTCTGGGCCTCGCCACACCGCCCGGGCCGTCAGCCAAGCGTTTAAACCCCGTCCGATCAGCGCCTTGATGCGCCCCCGGTGCGGCGATACTGTCGTGGCATCGGGCGACTCGCCCGCACCACAACAATGCCAAGAATCCTCTCAAGGCAGGAGCTTCCACCTTGATCCGAATCGAAAACGTCTCCAAGTCCTTCGGCGGCTTGCAGGCGGTGAAGGACGTGTCGTTCGAGGTTGCCCAGGGCAGCATCACCGGCTTGATCGGCCCCAACGGGGCCGGCAAGAGTACCCTGTTCAATATGGTCGCCGGCCTCTTCCCGCCTACCAGCGGCCGCATCCTGCTCGACGGCGAAGACATCACCGGCCTGCCCACCCACACACTCTTCCACAAGGGCCTGGTGCGCACCTTCCAGATTCCCCATGAGTTCTCGCAGATGACGGTGCGGGAAAACCTGATGGTGGTGCCCCCCGACCAGAGCGGCGAGAACCTCTTCAACAGCTGGCTGCGCTGGGGCAGGGTCCGAGAGGAGGATGGCCGCGTCCTCGAGCGGGTCGACGAGGTGCTCGACTTCCTCGAGATCTCACATGTCGCCGACGAGCTGGCCGGCAACCTATCGGGGGGCCAGAAAAAGCTGTTGGACCTCGGTCGCACCATGATGACCGACGCCAAGATGGTGCTGCTCGACGAGCCCGGCGCCGGCGTCAACCGCACCCTGCTCGGCAAGATCCGCGAAGCGATCCGCCGCCTCAACACCGAGCGGGGCTACACCTTCTGTCTGATCGAGCATGACATGGACCTGATCTCGCAGCTCTGCGACCCGGTACACGTGATGGCCAACGGCGAGCTGATCGCCTCGGGCCCGATGGACGAGATTCGCCAGAATGCCGAGGTCCGCGAGGCC
The genomic region above belongs to Halomonas sp. YLGW01 and contains:
- a CDS encoding ABC transporter ATP-binding protein translates to MIRIENVSKSFGGLQAVKDVSFEVAQGSITGLIGPNGAGKSTLFNMVAGLFPPTSGRILLDGEDITGLPTHTLFHKGLVRTFQIPHEFSQMTVRENLMVVPPDQSGENLFNSWLRWGRVREEDGRVLERVDEVLDFLEISHVADELAGNLSGGQKKLLDLGRTMMTDAKMVLLDEPGAGVNRTLLGKIREAIRRLNTERGYTFCLIEHDMDLISQLCDPVHVMANGELIASGPMDEIRQNAEVREAYLGGGVSGQMGEDA